A single region of the Solwaraspora sp. WMMD406 genome encodes:
- the lspA gene encoding signal peptidase II produces MSADRNQVAAGHPGGDPVATPSGHDRRVLTVLAAVAVVALLVDLGTKQLALSLLADREPVRLLGGALYLTLIRNSGAAFSLGADYTWVFSLVTLVVIGWIGWLARSLRSVPWAISLGLVLGGALGNFLDRVFRAPGPFLGHVVDMFSLFDPRGQIWPIFNIADSALVTGVILAVGLELTGRQRDGRRLTARERR; encoded by the coding sequence CTGTCCGCCGATCGGAATCAGGTCGCCGCAGGGCACCCGGGCGGCGACCCCGTCGCGACGCCGTCCGGCCATGATCGGCGTGTCCTGACGGTTCTCGCGGCCGTGGCTGTCGTGGCGTTGCTCGTCGATCTCGGCACCAAGCAGCTCGCGCTGAGTCTGCTGGCCGACCGGGAGCCGGTCCGGCTGCTCGGTGGTGCCCTCTACCTCACCCTGATCCGCAACAGCGGCGCGGCGTTCAGCCTGGGCGCCGACTACACCTGGGTGTTCTCCCTGGTGACGTTGGTGGTCATCGGCTGGATCGGCTGGTTGGCCCGCAGCCTGCGTTCGGTGCCCTGGGCGATCTCCCTCGGGCTGGTTCTCGGCGGGGCGTTGGGCAACTTCCTCGACCGGGTGTTCCGGGCACCAGGTCCGTTCCTCGGCCACGTGGTGGACATGTTCAGCCTCTTCGACCCGCGCGGTCAGATATGGCCGATCTTCAACATCGCCGACAGCGCTCTGGTCACCGGGGTCATCCTCGCCGTGGGACTGGAACTGACCGGCCGACAACGGGACGGCCGCCGACTGACCGCACGGGAGCGACGATGA
- a CDS encoding RluA family pseudouridine synthase, whose translation MSSPTRLGSSGDRRSLPVPEGLDGIRLDQAVSRLFGLSRTAAAALVESGDAALDGVTRQKSDRVSAGSWLEVTLPAPAVAPVVTPQAVDGLRVVYADADIVVVDKPVGVAAHSSPGWTGPTVLSGLAAAGHTVATSGAAERQGIVHRLDVGTSGLMVVAKSEHAYSVLKRAFKEREVDKRYHAVVQGHLDPLRGTIDAPIDRHPQHDYRWAVVSGGKPSVTHYETVEAFPSASLVDIRLETGRTHQIRVHFSALRHPCVGDLTYGADPTLAGRLGLTRQWLHARALSFLHPRTAEEVHFRSDYPDDLKGALARLGD comes from the coding sequence ATGAGTTCACCCACACGTCTCGGTTCGTCCGGCGACCGGCGGTCCCTGCCGGTACCCGAAGGCCTCGACGGCATCCGGCTCGACCAGGCCGTCTCCCGACTCTTCGGGCTGTCCCGCACGGCGGCGGCGGCGCTCGTCGAATCCGGCGACGCCGCGCTCGACGGAGTCACCCGGCAGAAGTCGGACCGGGTCTCCGCCGGATCCTGGCTGGAGGTGACCCTCCCCGCCCCCGCCGTCGCGCCGGTCGTGACCCCGCAGGCGGTGGACGGTCTGCGGGTCGTGTATGCCGACGCCGACATCGTCGTGGTCGACAAGCCGGTCGGTGTCGCGGCCCACTCCAGCCCGGGTTGGACCGGGCCGACCGTACTCAGTGGCCTGGCCGCCGCCGGTCACACCGTGGCGACCAGCGGAGCCGCCGAGCGGCAGGGCATCGTGCACCGCCTCGACGTGGGTACCAGCGGACTGATGGTGGTGGCCAAGAGCGAACACGCGTATTCGGTGCTCAAGCGCGCCTTCAAGGAACGCGAGGTGGACAAGCGGTATCACGCCGTCGTGCAGGGGCATCTCGACCCGCTGCGCGGCACCATCGACGCACCGATCGACCGCCATCCGCAGCACGACTACCGATGGGCAGTGGTGTCCGGAGGTAAACCCAGCGTCACCCACTACGAGACCGTCGAGGCCTTCCCCTCGGCCAGCCTGGTCGACATCCGGCTCGAGACCGGCCGGACCCACCAGATCCGGGTGCACTTCTCCGCGCTGCGCCACCCGTGCGTGGGTGACCTGACGTACGGTGCCGATCCGACACTCGCCGGCAGACTCGGTCTGACCCGGCAGTGGTTGCATGCCCGTGCGCTCAGCTTCCTACACCCCCGTACGGCCGAAGAAGTTCACTTCCGCAGCGACTACCCTGACGACTTGAAGGGTGCTCTAGCGAGACTCGGCGACTGA
- a CDS encoding DivIVA domain-containing protein, with protein sequence MPLTPADVHNVAFKKPPIGKRGYDEEEVDAFLDEVERELARLIEENNELRAQVERGGRGGPAGPGADPRLAAELNDLKAQLDRVQRDKAAAEQAARAMQAELEQVRSTGGPGGVGGDGEQQALRVLMMAQRTADDHVSDARREADKLLSDARTKAEEVTREARAKADALERDARQRHQEAMGGLDAKRTALQKHIEELKQFEREYRTRLKAYLESQLRDLDGRGQGLEAEMGRVEGGRSAGGSGGLAAAGLASSYGGGRSSALEAGR encoded by the coding sequence ATGCCGCTAACCCCGGCCGACGTTCACAACGTCGCCTTCAAAAAACCTCCGATCGGCAAGCGGGGGTACGACGAGGAGGAGGTCGACGCCTTCCTGGACGAGGTCGAGCGCGAGCTCGCCCGTCTGATCGAGGAGAACAACGAGCTGCGCGCCCAGGTGGAGCGCGGTGGCCGTGGTGGTCCGGCTGGTCCTGGCGCTGACCCGCGGCTGGCGGCGGAGCTGAACGACCTCAAGGCCCAGCTCGACCGGGTGCAGCGGGACAAGGCCGCCGCCGAGCAGGCGGCCCGCGCCATGCAGGCCGAGCTCGAGCAGGTCCGGTCGACCGGTGGCCCGGGCGGGGTCGGTGGCGACGGCGAGCAGCAGGCGCTGCGGGTGCTGATGATGGCCCAGCGCACCGCTGACGACCATGTCTCCGACGCCCGTCGGGAAGCCGACAAGCTGCTGTCCGACGCCCGTACCAAGGCGGAGGAGGTCACCCGCGAGGCACGTGCCAAGGCGGACGCGTTGGAGCGGGACGCCCGGCAGCGTCACCAGGAGGCGATGGGTGGGCTGGATGCCAAGCGCACCGCGCTGCAGAAGCACATCGAGGAGCTCAAGCAGTTCGAGCGGGAGTACCGCACCCGGCTCAAGGCGTACCTGGAGAGCCAGCTGCGTGACCTCGACGGTCGCGGCCAGGGCCTCGAAGCCGAGATGGGCCGGGTCGAGGGCGGTCGCTCCGCCGGCGGTTCGGGTGGTCTCGCCGCCGCCGGGCTGGCCAGCTCGTACGGTGGCGGACGGTCCAGCGCGCTCGAGGCGGGCCGCTGA
- a CDS encoding TraR/DksA family transcriptional regulator → MVKPADTKTAARKPAPRAARGAAETTKIQSALQARRDELRTEYDQTLSEITELQRERLTDSAGDDQADTGTKTFEREQEISLANSILERINQVERALERLAEGNYGWCERCGTDIPVERLAAFPSATLCVSCKQIQERR, encoded by the coding sequence ATGGTGAAGCCAGCCGATACGAAGACCGCCGCCCGCAAACCGGCACCCCGGGCGGCGCGCGGCGCTGCCGAGACGACCAAGATCCAGTCTGCGCTCCAGGCGCGTCGGGACGAGCTGCGTACCGAGTATGATCAGACGCTGAGCGAGATCACCGAGCTGCAACGCGAGCGGCTGACCGACTCGGCCGGCGACGACCAAGCCGACACCGGCACCAAGACGTTCGAGCGCGAGCAGGAGATCTCACTCGCCAACAGCATCCTGGAGCGCATCAACCAGGTGGAACGGGCACTTGAGCGGTTGGCCGAGGGCAACTACGGCTGGTGTGAGCGGTGCGGCACGGACATCCCGGTCGAACGGCTCGCCGCCTTTCCTTCGGCGACGCTCTGCGTGTCATGTAAGCAGATCCAGGAGCGGCGCTGA
- a CDS encoding DUF167 domain-containing protein gives MPPPDTELTVAVRVKPASARPMVGGCHEGPHGPALVIAVHAPAVDGRATEAARRALADALDVPPKWVSLRVGANSRDKVFTVDVVAAGRSVGSGARARLRRLRDGAS, from the coding sequence GTGCCCCCACCCGACACGGAGCTGACGGTGGCAGTCCGGGTCAAGCCGGCGTCCGCGCGACCCATGGTGGGCGGGTGTCACGAAGGGCCACACGGCCCCGCTCTCGTCATCGCGGTACACGCTCCCGCCGTCGACGGCCGGGCCACCGAGGCGGCCCGGCGGGCGCTCGCGGACGCGCTCGACGTACCGCCGAAGTGGGTGTCGCTGCGGGTCGGCGCCAACAGTCGCGACAAGGTCTTCACGGTCGACGTCGTCGCCGCCGGCCGGAGCGTCGGGTCCGGGGCGCGGGCACGGTTGCGGCGCCTGCGGGACGGGGCGTCGTGA
- a CDS encoding AAA family ATPase, whose translation MEGTETGWGRPAEPAPRWRALLDRARHGGRTGEQPEVQDRNEGVPRPRENGRGVGPPANGSATVPGHPTQPARGAQQGRPPVDDRRPDDEGWPAELRYASDSQQFFPPGPGAGRYEALAPGGAGVSPTYPVMPGNAPERGGHPIRPEYPTAPAAPDHPAGHGGAGYPPAQAAGRPSVADPPYPGSPNIGRRQPDYPAPSGPGGYSGRPGPDPHHPRRPGPDPGRPAADPGYPGPDPGRPAADPGYPGPDPGRPAADPGYPGPDPGRPAADPGYPASGGANPGYATPADGGGYPARIEWRESRPDAEVDRAVGVLRRNLGIPRVLAFANPKGGVHKTTATVLAAATIGSVRGRGVLAWDDNELRGTLGLRAGSARHARTIRHLISDLVEIEASHGYELTDRLDDYLRHASDGSYDVLAGEESPRFAQRLDPQTVRRVLELLRRTHDVICVDTGNNVESANWQTVLQAADQLVVTCVPREDAAFTADWMLDLLHDVGMGDLVENAVTLLSCPTPGPAPLLEDLRRHFATRTRAVAVVPYDPALETGSSIEYVQLQPETRQAWLQAASIMLEPFVR comes from the coding sequence GTGGAGGGCACCGAGACCGGCTGGGGCCGGCCTGCGGAACCAGCGCCGCGGTGGCGTGCGCTGCTCGACCGTGCCCGACACGGCGGACGCACCGGCGAGCAGCCCGAGGTCCAGGACCGTAACGAGGGGGTACCCCGGCCACGGGAGAACGGCCGGGGTGTCGGGCCGCCGGCGAACGGCTCCGCCACGGTGCCCGGCCACCCGACGCAACCGGCGCGCGGTGCGCAACAGGGGCGCCCGCCGGTCGACGACCGCCGCCCCGACGATGAGGGCTGGCCCGCCGAGTTGCGGTACGCCAGCGACTCGCAGCAGTTCTTCCCACCCGGGCCCGGTGCCGGCCGGTACGAGGCGCTCGCCCCGGGCGGCGCCGGTGTCTCGCCGACCTACCCGGTGATGCCGGGTAACGCTCCGGAGCGCGGCGGCCATCCGATCCGTCCGGAGTATCCGACTGCTCCGGCGGCCCCTGACCATCCGGCCGGTCACGGGGGCGCCGGCTATCCGCCCGCTCAGGCGGCCGGCCGTCCCAGCGTTGCGGACCCGCCTTACCCGGGCAGCCCGAACATCGGCCGGCGGCAGCCCGATTACCCCGCGCCGAGTGGCCCGGGCGGCTACTCCGGCCGGCCCGGTCCCGATCCGCACCATCCGCGCCGGCCCGGTCCCGATCCGGGCCGTCCCGCTGCGGACCCGGGCTATCCCGGTCCCGATCCGGGCCGTCCCGCTGCGGACCCGGGCTATCCCGGTCCCGATCCGGGCCGTCCCGCTGCGGACCCGGGCTATCCCGGTCCCGATCCGGGCCGTCCCGCTGCGGACCCGGGCTATCCCGCATCCGGCGGGGCGAATCCGGGCTACGCCACACCGGCGGACGGTGGCGGCTATCCCGCCCGGATCGAATGGCGGGAAAGCCGCCCCGACGCCGAAGTCGACCGGGCGGTCGGCGTCCTGCGGCGCAACCTGGGCATCCCACGCGTGCTGGCGTTCGCCAACCCCAAGGGTGGGGTGCACAAGACCACCGCGACCGTGCTGGCCGCCGCGACCATCGGCAGCGTCCGGGGGCGGGGGGTGCTCGCGTGGGACGACAACGAACTGCGCGGCACGCTCGGCCTGCGGGCCGGCAGCGCCCGCCACGCGCGGACGATCCGGCACCTGATCTCGGATCTGGTGGAGATCGAGGCGTCGCACGGATACGAGCTGACCGACCGGCTCGACGACTATCTGCGACATGCCTCGGACGGGTCGTACGACGTACTGGCCGGAGAGGAGAGCCCGCGGTTCGCCCAGCGCCTCGATCCACAGACCGTCCGCCGGGTCCTGGAACTGCTCCGCCGTACCCATGACGTGATCTGCGTGGACACCGGCAACAACGTGGAGAGCGCCAACTGGCAGACCGTGCTGCAGGCCGCCGACCAGTTGGTGGTGACCTGTGTGCCGCGCGAGGACGCCGCGTTCACCGCCGACTGGATGCTGGACCTGTTGCACGACGTCGGCATGGGCGACCTGGTGGAGAACGCGGTGACGCTGTTGTCCTGCCCGACGCCGGGACCGGCGCCACTGCTGGAGGACCTCCGTCGGCACTTCGCCACCCGTACCCGGGCGGTCGCGGTGGTGCCGTACGACCCGGCGTTGGAGACCGGGTCGTCGATCGAGTACGTCCAGTTGCAGCCGGAGACCCGGCAGGCCTGGTTGCAGGCGGCGTCGATCATGCTCGAGCCGTTCGTCCGCTGA